In Chryseobacterium sp., the genomic window TACAAAAACTATATGGACGCTGAAAAAAATAAAGTTCTCAATAAACAGATCCAGCTTCCTGCTGTCAGAAAATCCGGAGAAGAATTCCCCATGGAAATATCCATTATTTCATTTCAGCAGCAGGAGAAAGAATTTTTCTGTTCTTTTATCCAGGATATATCCGAAAGAAAAGGAGCAGAGCATAATATCAGGGTACAGGAGCAGAAGTACCGGAATATGATTGCCAATATGAACTTAGGCCTTCTTGAAGTGGATATGAATGAGGTAATACAATATGCCAATCAGAGTTTCTGTAATGTTTCCGGCTACGACCTGAATGAGATTATCGGCAGAAATCCTGCAGAGCTGTTTTTACATCATGAAAAGGATATAGAAACAGTAAAAAAGCAGATTTCACTCAGAAGAGGCGGCATTTCAAGTGTGTACCAGATTCCTGTAAAAAATAAATCAGGGGAATTGAGATGGTGGGCTATCAGCGGGGCTCCCAATTATGATGATAAAGGAAATCTGATCGGTTCCATAGGGATACATCTGGATGTTACGGATCAGAAGAGGCTGGAAGAAGATCTTCAAAAACAAAAAGAAAAAGCTCAGGAAGCCTCTAAAGCCAAAGAAGCATTCCTTGCCAATATGAGCCACGAAATAAGAACACCTCTTAATGCAATCATTGGTTTTTTACGGGAACTTGAAAAGCAAAAGCTTACATCTTCCCAGTCTGTTTTGGTAGAGAACAGTGCTCATGCCTCCCATCATCTTCTTTCCATTATTAATAATATCCTGGATATTTCTAAAATTGAAGCCGGAGAAATGTCGCTTGAAGTTAAAGATTTTTCTTTAAAAGATGCTGTTAATAATGTTATTAATATCCTAAGTCCAAAAGCAAAACAAAAAAAACTGAAGTTATATTCCCAATATTCGTCTGATCTGGCTTCTGCATTTAAAGGAGATCAGCTCAGAATAGAGCAGATACTTTTTAACCTTATCGGGAACTCATTGAAATTTACCCATGCAGGAGAAATAAAAATAGACTGTATCCTGGCGGAAGACAAACCGTCCGCCCAAAAAATAAAGCTGACCGTTTCCGACACAGGAATCGGAATGAGTAAAGGTTTTGCCGACAAAATTTTTAAAAAATTTTACCAGGAAGATGAAAGCATTGCCCGCAGATTTGGAGGTACCGGTCTTGGAATGGCCATTACCCAGCAGCTGATAAAATTAATGAATGGTAAGATTGCCATAGAAAGTGAAAAAAATAAAGGAACAGTTATAGAAATTACTTTAACATTCCCAAAAGGACATGCAGGAAATTTAACACGTAAAAAAAATAAGAACCATAAAACTTCTGTTGAAGGAATTAAAGTACTGCTGGTAGAAGATAATGCATTGAATAGGGTAGTAGCACAAAACTCTCTGCAGCATTTCAAATGCAGTGTTACCGAAGCAGAAAACGGTACTGAAGCCATAGCCGTCCTAAAGAAAGAAAAATTCGATATCATCCTTATGGACATTCAGATGCCTGAACTGGACGGAATAGAAACCACCAAAATTCTCAGAAAAGAGTATCAGCTTACCACACCCATCATTGCATTGACCGCAAATGCCTTTAAATCTGAAATTGAAAACTGCAAGTCTGCAGGCATGAATGATTATATCTCCAAGCCGTTTTCTGAAGAAATGCTGCTGGAAGTACTTTATAAATATACCAAGCATCTCATCCCTTCCGATGGTCAAAATAAAGTTTCGGAGATTTCTGCAGACGGGCTTTATGACCTTAGCTCAATAAGAGCATTAAGCAGGGGAGATGACGAGTTTATAAAAAAAATGCTTACCATATTTATTACACAGACAGAAAATGCAATTGGTGAGGCTCACAGCTGCCTTACATCCCAAAATTACCATGAAATTGCCAGGCTGATGCATAAAATAAGGCCCAGCATAGAAGGATTAGGGATCACCTCTATTGTAGAGGATATCAAACTGCTCGAAGCAAAAGCAAAAGAAGAGCCGGCATCAGGCCAGGAGATTGCCGCCCTTTTTGGTAAAATCGAAAAGGTCCTCCTGGAGGTATTAAGGCTGTTTATAAAAAATGAACTGTAACACATTCCGCCATACATGATAAAGACTTCCTTACAATGGAAGTCTTTTTTTTTCCAAAAATTAGCTTCTTTTCCAAAAAATGGAATATAAAAAATAATTAAAATACTGATAACCAAAATGTTAAACCAAGGCATTGAATGTGAATTTAGTGTAGAAAATCATATCCAATGAACCCAAAGCAATTAAAATTCTTTATTGTAGATGACGATCTTTTCTG contains:
- a CDS encoding PAS domain S-box protein codes for the protein MEFHRLLEEQIKKHLKKDRLSDPDLNNFIRAVNESYHSFEKNKNSDFPQNSIEQIYRSCGLIDENIKNADPQDSSQLIRYFSQQIQKRKNAEAELNEQNELKKLLMNISSEYINISFEKIGSAMNSSLQEMADFVKADRAYVFAYNFEDRTCSNTYEYCASGIIPQIEELQHIPLDAIPEWVEAHLAGKSITIPDVNALPEGHLKDLLSSQDIKSLLVIPMILKENCIGFIGFDSVKTQHHYSKTETELLTLFSKVLVNAQERFSIKSNLTKTLELLKIFITNLHYGILIDDSNRRILFTNDLFCEIFGIHTSSNEITGKSYDEVAEQIRHCFQEEHILSEIEHTAQNSTVSGKLVKTVDGRFLEVDYIPIDIKNELNGHIWKFDDITEKICNQNLLQQSEQRNQLIMDSAINAIITVDSTGAIIFWNKSAETIFGWPKNEVIGKNIFEIIIPQKHVENYKNYMDAEKNKVLNKQIQLPAVRKSGEEFPMEISIISFQQQEKEFFCSFIQDISERKGAEHNIRVQEQKYRNMIANMNLGLLEVDMNEVIQYANQSFCNVSGYDLNEIIGRNPAELFLHHEKDIETVKKQISLRRGGISSVYQIPVKNKSGELRWWAISGAPNYDDKGNLIGSIGIHLDVTDQKRLEEDLQKQKEKAQEASKAKEAFLANMSHEIRTPLNAIIGFLRELEKQKLTSSQSVLVENSAHASHHLLSIINNILDISKIEAGEMSLEVKDFSLKDAVNNVINILSPKAKQKKLKLYSQYSSDLASAFKGDQLRIEQILFNLIGNSLKFTHAGEIKIDCILAEDKPSAQKIKLTVSDTGIGMSKGFADKIFKKFYQEDESIARRFGGTGLGMAITQQLIKLMNGKIAIESEKNKGTVIEITLTFPKGHAGNLTRKKNKNHKTSVEGIKVLLVEDNALNRVVAQNSLQHFKCSVTEAENGTEAIAVLKKEKFDIILMDIQMPELDGIETTKILRKEYQLTTPIIALTANAFKSEIENCKSAGMNDYISKPFSEEMLLEVLYKYTKHLIPSDGQNKVSEISADGLYDLSSIRALSRGDDEFIKKMLTIFITQTENAIGEAHSCLTSQNYHEIARLMHKIRPSIEGLGITSIVEDIKLLEAKAKEEPASGQEIAALFGKIEKVLLEVLRLFIKNEL